A window of Oncorhynchus tshawytscha isolate Ot180627B linkage group LG10, Otsh_v2.0, whole genome shotgun sequence contains these coding sequences:
- the zgc:92591 gene encoding zgc:92591 produces MSNDVTKKKGKAVGEKKTKRKAKRRETYAVYIYKVLKQVHPDTGISSRAMSIMNSFVNDVFERIATEASRLTQYNKRSTITSREVQTAVRLLLPGELAKHAVSEGTKAVTKYTSSK; encoded by the exons ATGAGTAACGATGTAACCAAGAAGAAGGGAAAGGCAGTCGGGGAGAAAAAGACTAAAAGAAAAGCCAAGCGGAGAGAGACTTATGCAGTGTATATCTATAAAGTTTTGAAGCAG GTCCATCCTGACACTGGCATCTCCAGCAGAGCAATGAGCATAATGAATTCCTTTGTCAACGATGTATTTGAGCGCATTGCGACTGAGGCATCTCGTCTGACCCAGTACAACAAACGCTCAACCATCACCAGCCGAGAGGTACAGACCGCAGTCCGACTCTTGCTACCTGGAGAGCTGGCCAAGCACGCTGTGTCAGAGGGCACCAAAGCTGTCACCAAATACACTAGTTCAAAGTAG